From the genome of Aerococcus urinaehominis:
ATTAGATCCATATTCGGGCTGATTACTATATAGGAATTGGTTATTTTCATCAATATAAGTTACCGCTAGAGGTAGACTGGCTAAAAGTTCATTAATCTGATCAACAGTCAGCAAGCCACCAGCTAATTCTACATAAGTATCCCCGCTCACCGCTTGCACCCGGTCACTGGCTTTATTTAACCAGTCTGGATCTGTCATATCAACACCTGTAACCGTACGCTCACTAGCCTGCTGGGCTAGGAGATCCTCCTTAGGAAAAACCGGATCAGTGACAAGAGGTTGAACAGCCTCCACATATTTAGTAAACCGGGTTAAGACTTCACGCAAATAGCTGATGGTTCCCTGGTCCAGTAAATTTCCTTGGCTATCAAAGGCCGTTTGACAATGACCCAAAAGAAATTCTTGTCCTGGCATCACCAAGGCATCAATGCCGGGAGCTTCTAAATTTTGTCTCAGGTGCAGTTGAGCGCGGGAGGTGCCTTGGTCCAGGTAAGAAGCTCCTAAAATTTTTACTGGCTTATTTTTCAAAGGATGGACCTTAAAAGACAGCCATTCTAGTAAACTCTTTAATGGAGTTGGAACGGTATGATTATGTTCAGGTGTGGCAATAATTACTCCATCAGCCTGGAGGATTTTTCTTACTACCGTATGGATAGGTCCCTCCTCGGTCCATTCAGGATGGTCCGAGCTAAAAAGGGGTAATCGGCTAATATCAACTATTTCAAGTTCAAATAGGTCCTGGAAGTGGTCACTAATATAGGCCAGTAGCATGCGATTATAAGATTGGTCAGCAACTGATCCAGCAATACCAATAATTTTCATGACTTGTTTACTCCTTTTCTACCCAGCTATAATCTTTTATCTCAGTCAATTTACCATCGTTAAGATCCTGGTAGGCCTGTGAGTGGTCGATGTAGCTGATGAACTTAGCAAATATACTATCTAGTTTGTCAATATCCTTGGCATGAATTAAGTCACCTTGGTCGTCAAAGGCTTGCAGTGAAAATCCTAGCAGAAACTCAGAATTAGGCATGACTCGGGCCCGAATATCTGGAGAATCCAAAATTTGCCGTAAATAGGTTTGCGCTCTAGAAGATCCCAATCGGCCGTAAGAAGCCCCGGTAATTAATACTGGCTTGTCTGCCAGTGGATAAATATAAAAAGATAACCAGTTTAGCGCATTGGACAAAGCTGAGGTAATGGTGTGGTTGTATTCAGGGGTAGAAATGACTAACCCATCAGCTTGATTAATCTTGTCTGCCATCTCAATCACTTTTTCCGGCAAATTGCGGTCGTTTGGCTTAGTAAACATTGGCAGACCAGCTACTTCTATGAGTTCAATCTCAGCAAGGTGAGCAAAATGCTTTTGCATATAGCGCAAAAGGTTACGATTAGTAGATTTTTTAGCATTAGAGCCTACAATAGCGACGATTTTTTTCATTTGATGAATTTCCTTTCTTAGGCTAGCTGCAGTACTTGATTAGCAAAATCAGACCCATAATATAGGTGGTTACTCTGGTCAATAGCAATCAATTTAATATCAGTATCTAAGGAATGGAGGTCTCTGATTTGCGGTCCACTAAAATTAAAAAGACGACTAGTCCATATCTCCCCTTGTAAAGACTGCTTACTAACTACAGTCAAACTAGCCAGAGAAGTCGTCAATGGATAACCGGTACGGCTATCAAAAATATGATGGTAGACATTGTAATCTAATTTTAAACAACGTTCATAAGTTCCAGAGGTCACCACCGATTGACCTGGTTCTAGCTGTAGTATAGCGATATGCTCTCCTCGCGATTTTTTAGGGTTTTGTAGGCCAATACGCCAATAGTTATCCTGGGGACGGTTAATAGGAGGCCCTAAAGTTTTTATATTGCCTCCCAAATTGATTAACCCACTCACTGCACCAGCGGCTTTAAAATAATCAATGATTAAGTCTGCTATATGGCCCTTAGCCAGAGCTCCCAAATCAATTGCCATTCCTGTTTTTGCTAGCTTGACCCGCTGGTTTTTATCATCCAAATAGATATCATAAGGGTTAATTAGATTAAGGGTCCTGTCGATAGCTGGCTGATTTGGCTTTTTAGCATCCGAGAAGCCTATGCGCCATAACTGGACTAAGGGACCAATTGCGATATTCAAAATGGACGGTTGAGCGATACTATGTTTTTTGCCGACTTTTATTAAATAAAAAAGCTCCGGATGGACCGCCACCCAGTCACGTCCTGCCATTTGATTAACTGCCATTAATTCAGACGATGGATCATTGGCCGAAAAACGTGACTCGTAAACAAATAGACGGTGAATCGCTTGGCGCAAAATATCCTGGCTATTAACCGCTTTGACCTGCAGATTTATCCAGGTCCCCATCATTTGTAGGCGATGGCTACTAAATGTGACTTTTTCCATAGCGCCTCCCAGAATTTTTCGTCTAATAAGCTACTTAACATATCTATCCTATCATAAAAGCTATTTTTTATAGCTTAGACTGACTCGCATAAGCTATCTTTTCGAATGAGTTTAAAATGGTTCTATACTTTTTGGTGTTGGTGAGTAAAAACTCACTGACACCTTTTTTTATTTGGAATCACAAAAAGCCAGTGAATTCTTTATAATTAAGTTGTCAGACAAAACTACAAAGGAGAATTCACATGGCTCAAAATGATTGTATCAAAAACCTATTAAGTATTACAGACGAAAATATTAAATTAGAGGACAAGGTAACGATTAAAAAGATTAAACAAGTGACTCATAAAGTAATCTACGGCACACTAACTTATCAACCAGACAGCTGTCCAAATTGCCTCCATAAGGAGGCTGACCAAGCTAGTATTATTAAGCATGGTTATAAACTATCGCGCATTTTAATAGGTGAATTCAACACACAACCAATCTCTTTAGTATTAAAAAAACAGCGATTTTTCTGTAAAAATTGCCAAATTACGTTTACAGCCTCTTCTAATCTAGTTGCTAAAAATTGCTTTATTAGTCGCCAAATCAAGTGTTTAGCGATACAAGAATTATCAGAGTCGCAAAGTATGTCCTTAATCGCTAAAAAACTTAATATTTCAAATTCTACTGTTATTCGTCTGCTTGAATCGACTGCTAAACAATTCAAACAAAGTTACCGGCAACTACCTAGGCATTTATCTATTGATGAGTTTAAATCTGT
Proteins encoded in this window:
- a CDS encoding NAD(P)H-dependent oxidoreductase — its product is MKIIGIAGSVADQSYNRMLLAYISDHFQDLFELEIVDISRLPLFSSDHPEWTEEGPIHTVVRKILQADGVIIATPEHNHTVPTPLKSLLEWLSFKVHPLKNKPVKILGASYLDQGTSRAQLHLRQNLEAPGIDALVMPGQEFLLGHCQTAFDSQGNLLDQGTISYLREVLTRFTKYVEAVQPLVTDPVFPKEDLLAQQASERTVTGVDMTDPDWLNKASDRVQAVSGDTYVELAGGLLTVDQINELLASLPLAVTYIDENNQFLYSNQPEYGSNFEDLGSPLGLVDEENCLSQAKEYIGQLRSGNQAKLIISNQNKLFTYVALHDQTGKYRGFSQQVLTNWPGIELTNQNMDATNPLDDSDSGVENQDMHSLDSQTSPSQSQVSDQTTNASQNLVTDQNSGASQLPASDADTGASQH
- a CDS encoding NADPH-dependent FMN reductase, whose protein sequence is MKKIVAIVGSNAKKSTNRNLLRYMQKHFAHLAEIELIEVAGLPMFTKPNDRNLPEKVIEMADKINQADGLVISTPEYNHTITSALSNALNWLSFYIYPLADKPVLITGASYGRLGSSRAQTYLRQILDSPDIRARVMPNSEFLLGFSLQAFDDQGDLIHAKDIDKLDSIFAKFISYIDHSQAYQDLNDGKLTEIKDYSWVEKE
- a CDS encoding FAD:protein FMN transferase, which codes for MEKVTFSSHRLQMMGTWINLQVKAVNSQDILRQAIHRLFVYESRFSANDPSSELMAVNQMAGRDWVAVHPELFYLIKVGKKHSIAQPSILNIAIGPLVQLWRIGFSDAKKPNQPAIDRTLNLINPYDIYLDDKNQRVKLAKTGMAIDLGALAKGHIADLIIDYFKAAGAVSGLINLGGNIKTLGPPINRPQDNYWRIGLQNPKKSRGEHIAILQLEPGQSVVTSGTYERCLKLDYNVYHHIFDSRTGYPLTTSLASLTVVSKQSLQGEIWTSRLFNFSGPQIRDLHSLDTDIKLIAIDQSNHLYYGSDFANQVLQLA